Part of the Anguilla rostrata isolate EN2019 chromosome 10, ASM1855537v3, whole genome shotgun sequence genome, AACGGTTAGGTCCATAAAAACGAAATTGCTGTataaaccaatcagaacctTACATGTTGACAATCCGCTGAATAAAAATACCACACCGTCTCTTATTTTCCAGAAGCTGATGCTTGCGGAATGATATCGTGTGGGGGCACGCCACTACCAAGTTTCCGATTTGATTGGTTGAAAGAAGCCTGGTTCCACATCAGCCGAGAACACAATGTATGAAAAAGTGTAGCGCATTAGAGACTGAAGGCAGAACCAGCCAATAAGAGAACAAATATTTGCTACTCCCTAGATATTCAGGAAGTTGACCAATAGGAGGGACAATATGAAACAGCCTTTTTGGAGGTGTGCCCAATCAAAATGCAGCAGAGGCGTTTCGCCGTAGACCGTTTAACACTTGATAGCTCCTCCAAGTAAATAATACGAACAGCCCACAATATGAACGTTacgcaattttaaaaaatatcggATTATCACAGTTTAATTTTGTTGAGTAAATACCTGAATCCAAACTAACAtatgttaaaatgttcaattgAGATATTGCCAACATCCAAATAgagttaattgttttaaagtaCGGCGTGATCTTTCAGAAtagacatttatttatgcatttgttcatttttgattGTGCAATTACTTGGAGactcggggggtggggtggggaatgGTGTGGTCTTGGACCGCCAGCGTTAAAAGTACTATTGGCCGGGACATCAGGTCAGACCGAGTATGAATTGCCCTCGCCAAACCAAAGCCTTACACAGCCGATGTTGCAATGATGGAAGCGACACATAGGTGAACGTAGATAAGAGCGTTGTGAAAGGTTCCTCCTCGTCTGCGTTTTTCTCGTCCATTATCGACAACAGTAGCTCATCAGGTAGGCTACTGTGCAGAATACGGTTTCACATagtaaaaaaagttttcttttgcaaattggttctttgtttgtttgttgttgtttttatagtTCAACCAAAATTCTGGCCCACTGAAAACGAGCAAgcctttaaatgcatttcaagtaGCGCCATTGTTGTGTTCGATGGTCTTTGCGGATATGGTCGTGTATTTACCTCTCAGGTGTCAGCGGTTAAACTGAGGGACTCCACCGGCCGGAACGGGGTGGGGGTCTCCTTGTATTAAGGTTGCAGTTTGGTTCTCCATTTTGTAACATTCCCGTGCTTTGTGGAGTCCGCGTGCCAGTCTCAGTACTGCAGGTGCAGCTGATTAGGGCTTGATTGCCTGATGATGAGCACCTGTGTCcacctgccagccaatcagataaaGCCTGAAGACACCTCAGTTTGTGGGGCCTTTCAGAGATTCCGTTACACTTTGCAGCTCATTCTCTTCTTCgcattctgttttctgttgaaggtggtcaggcagtttcttttttcttcttgtttttaacACGTTTTTAGATAGTTAGGCCAGAGTAGGAGAAAGTTTGCTAGAAGACTCATTCCTTTTACTTCGCCCTGGTAGCAAGGTTTTAAAACTGTGCCTTTTTAGATGAAGAGTAGCTTagctttttcttgttttatacctGAACCATCCTGTTAACCTACACACggtaatgttttttctttttagtattaatgtttgtaataaatcttatcattttgttattgtatgtaGATTTTGactccttgtttttttgtggcattTGTTGTGCTACTGCCCATTATAGTCCCCGGTTATTAGAACTCGGCTTTTGGGACGAAACGgttttgtactgtatatgtatattgtCCCCATGGTTACACACAATGTCATTTGCTCCCAACATTGAACACATTATATATACCACGTCGTTGTTAATTGACGCCTGCTAAAGTTCTGAATATTAGCATTTCTGCAAAACATTTGGAAAGTTGCAGCGCGTTCCCGCACTGTTCAGTGTTTAACTCCGCACCactgctaaccctaaccctgactcTGCAGTCCGGGTCAGAAAAGCAGCGGAGAGATTTGTTAATGTAACTACAGAATTTTCACACTTTATCGCCTGATTATTTGCTTGCTAAGTGCATGTGACGCGAGTCCCTAAACTGACTGGAACAGAGCGCCTGAAGTAAATGAAAAGGTAGGACTGAGAGGCCCTGGTGCCATGGGGTCGtgtgcaggagagggagaggaacagggtcTCTAAGGAAAAGGCTCTGTTTAAAAAGACCTCGCCAGGTGATGAGCAGGGACGATCACAGAACAGACTGCGAGAGACATGCCATGCAGGAGGACGGCTGGCCAGACTGGTGATAAAGATGAAGGTTTATTTAAACTCTGGACCTCTATTTAAAATCACATCTTCAGGAGACTTCACCACAAGACTCATGACACAAAGCAAGCTGACAGCAGGCAGTCAGCACACCGTCCCCAAaaccacacaggtacagaaaAATATTCATCGAAACAGGAAACCGATTCAAtaagcataaaaacaaaaggtacAGCAGACAGCCACGTTATATTTAAAGGTTTCACAGGAAAATCAGTGCAGGCCGATACGTTTCTGATTTGGCAACGACAGTTCAGAAGGTTCCAGAAAGAAGCAGAACAGTGTCACTGAAGCATGGTTTTACTGAAGCTGGTCCTCTCTGTACTGGAGCACTAGACCCAGTGCTGACGTATCTGCATTAATATACAGTGTCCATAGAATCAAGCAAATGTATTTAAGGGCCCGTTCAAACAAATACAGTGTTCAGCCATGATTACAACCTAATAAATGATTAtgaattttatattaaaaaacttTATGATGCAACTTACAGTTTAGTAcagaaattttatttgtacaactTGTAACAAAGACTCATGCTGGCTTTGAATGTGTTTGGCTGCAGCTCACCACACTGCTGTGTGAATGAGCGCCCCCTGCAGTTAAACAGGACACACTTCCACTTCCTGCTTCACCGCTCCACTCAGCTCCCGTCTCTCAGCGATGGAGTTACACTGCAGGGCTCAGACACAACGGCCATGCAGCAGCAGGAGTGGTGAAGGCCCAGAACTCCGCGGGATCAGGGATGTTTGGTTTAAATAAATCAGTGCAAAACGTGATGAAGCTAGATGTGCAAGGCAAAGGGacaaaaaacctcaaaacactGCTCTCGCATTCTCCTGCACTGAAGCCCTTCCTCATCTCCTCCATTAGTGATGCGTTTCAAATGTCAAACGGTAACGATTCATCTTAAAATACAGCATCTCCCCACATACGTACAGGTTAAAATCAGAGCAATGCTGCAGAGAGCAGTTTTACACTGTGAGGGGGATGCTGCTCCTGACAGCAGGTGCCGGACTAAAAGGCCAGCGGAGGACAGGAAGGGGTCGGGGTGCAGGATGGTGACCCCCCTGAGGGGGGCGGGACGCCAGAGCAAACACACTTTCGGAGGGCAGGCCGTCTCCCCGTAACAGTCCTGCGACCGCGCGCTGGAGACGGCGGGTTTAGCGACAGAAACAACGCGGGAATGTCCTCTACAGTGGACTTAAGTCATGCGCATGAATACACAGATTCAGACTTCGATGTGCCGTCTGACACACTTCAGCCGTTCTGCGGTAAATATGGAGCAAGTTAAAGCCCATGATAGCAGCAGTTTGTCCACACTGATACAGTACAACAGCACACATTCTGGAGTGCAGCTTAGAGATATTAACAACAGACTTGTCATGATCAGAGAGAAATTAACCTAAACCTCCTTACGGTTTAATAAATACGACTGATAAACACCTAATTTTACAATCACACGTTTCTACCAATTAAATAACTCTGCATCCTAGCACTACATCTATATGCTGAACAGTACAGTTAAATTCCTAATAGGAGTGTGAGATAAATCAGGAGACTCATTATTCTGCAGGACGGGGACAGATCCTTTAGAGAGCGCCACACATTCcttcaaaatgataaaaaaccaaaaacgcCACACagaagggagggtgggggattTAACGCAGGCATGCACAGGTCCCAAAATAACCCAGCATTTAACCTGGGTGAGAGGAGAGGCCTTCACACCATGCTCTGCGAAATACTGACAACAATGCTCCAATCAGAGGGCTTTACTCATATCACTCCCTCCAATCAGAGTGCTTTACTCATATCACTCCCTCCAATCAGAGTGCTTTATTCATATCACTCCCTCCAATCAGTGCTTTATTCATATCACTCCCTCCAATCAGAGTGCTTTACTCACATCACTCCTCCAATCAGTGTTTTACTCATATCACTCCTCCAATCAGAGTGCTTTACTCATATCACTCCACAGTCTTCTGTAATTCAGTGcttaaaacaaactgaagcaaagCGCAGAACTGAACTCAAAGCTGGGAGCTCAGAAGATGTTTAAACTGTGATAGAATGGCTAAAGACAGATTCTCTCAGAGCCTGACCCTGTGGCTGAAGGCTAAGACGCTAGGTAAAGGGTGCAGCCGGCTAGCCTGCTACTGGCCTGAGCATTTCACCGCTTGCTGGTTTAAAAATGTCGCTGTTTTTCACTAGAAAGCCTCATCAGCACATCTTTAAGGGCCAATAGCTCACACTTAGAGCTCTGTGAAAGGGAGCAGTCTGATAATGAATCCCTCAGAGAACATTTAAGCAGCCGCAGAACAAGAAGCCACCCTGCATCTCCCCAAAGAAGCGCTCCCTTTCTGGACCCTCCGACTCCTAAATCAGCCGCAAGCTTTATCACACAAAGACAGAGCCCCAAAAAAACAGCGGTGGGCTCAtcgtggccaccagggggcgcagcAGCCACAGATCAGAAAGCAATGCTCGGTTGCAGCTTGGTGTAAGCTGCTGAGCCAATCACATAGGAGTAAAGCTCAGAGATGAGATCAGGAAGATTAACTCTCCTGCACATGGGCCTCCTCAccgactctctctccctgagaGTAACATGCCTTCCAATCCTGAACCCTCACCTGCTTATTTACCTCTCACCacttcacagacacacgcacgcacacacccacacgcgctcacacacacaagcatgcacacacaggcacacatacaggtCCATAATATAGAAAATAAGGTCCTTAAAGTCATTCAGAGATATAGCTATTGGTACAATGGCACGATGACTGGGCTGGTGGTAGCTTAGCGCTTAGCGCATAGCGCATAGTGAAATGACCCTGCTCTGCCAGCAGGTCCACAGTTCACTGGTGCTGCTGGACTACAGCACACAGGAGCCTCCTTATTTACAGCTGGGACAGAATCTCCATCTCTGATTTCACTGGGTCACCTAATGCCACAAGTAACACACAGAAATGCCATGGGACCGGCTGCAtggaaaaaatcaataaacactGGAATGTCCATTTCACTAAACACAAGCAGACTATTCCTTTTCACAATAAACACAAGCAGACTATTCCctttcacactgaacacaagcaGACTATTCCGTTTCACACTAAACACAAGCAGACTATTCCctttcacactgaacacaagcaGACTGTACAGGAAGCCAAACTCAGCATGTCTGTCCTACGCAGGTCTGTGGACCAAAGTGGAAGGAGACGGAGCCACAGACTAGATTTAATCTCAtaagcacacagaaacagctcaTGTATCCTTACACTGAAGAATCAGAGGGCAATGCTCCTCACCAGTGCTCTCATACAACACTGAGCGCTGCAAGCAGCCTGACCAAGGCGCCCTGCGTCAATCACGAGACCCACTTGGATTTACTTCGGAAAACAAGCTAAGAATGGAACCaagcggctgtgtgtgtggtgatgatAAATCATACATGCATGGAGACTGTTCCAGTGTTTCTGCTAAAGAAAGCGTAGAGGGCGAAACGCAGCTCTACAGGGACATGTGGCTGCTGAAAGGACGGGCGCTGGACTGGCTAAGCTACACGGAATGACTCATTCTGAGCTGTGAGACCCAGGGGGGGTCTGgcgtcctggggggggggggcaaacagaCCTCACGCCTACATGCCAGGGGGGCTCTATCCTCTACACTGCTAACCTTTTGCTGCCCCTGTAAGAGCCACTCTTCTGACACATGCAgtacccccctcacacacatcgCCATGCCAACCGCAtggtacagccccccccccaccccgcccaggAACATGCATTAGCTGTGCTTGGCTACTCTACAATAATACTGTGGATTCCCAAATAAAAGGTCCTTATGGGTCCAAAACCATGTTTGGAGAGCATTAGAccaaccctgccccaccccgccTTGCCCCACCCCACGCCACCCAACCCTCCCCCAAAATACACACTACACCCCCATCTGCCACATCGACCcatgaccccccaccccgcccgttGCCCAGGTTACTGGTCTGCGGACCGCTCCAGGCTGTCGATGACCCGGCTCAGCCGGATGTTCAGCAGCCGGATTTGGGTGTCCAGGTGGTCGATCTTCTCCTCCAGGGAGCTGCCCCCCCCGCGGCGCCAGTACCCCCCCACCGGGCCGGTCATGAAGTAGACGGCCATGATGAAGCAGAGGGGCAGCACGGCACGCTCGGGGTCGCCCTCGAACTTGGGCAGGATGTAGAGGCAGGACAGGGCGAACAGCAGCACACGCACCAGCCAGAAGAACCGCCCAAACACCACCTGGAGCAGGTAGAAGACCCCGCCCAGCAGCACCGACAGGAACCAATAGGAGAGCAGCACAGCGCCCACCAGCAGCAGCGCACGGGCGGGGGAGCTTGACACCGACGCCGGGCTGAAATAGTGACTCAGActggaggctggggggggggggggagggggagagcgaggagagaggtTACCATCCCTGCATCACAACACTCATCAGCTCACATTATTCTTATCTGCTCTAGGACTCGCACTTCCTTCTTTACAACAGAAAAGTTTGTttcacataaaatgtaaatttggtCTCTTTAgagtataatttaaaaacattaaatgtacattcagtctcattattttaaataacattaatattctGGTTTTCGTttcaaagtaataaaaacaaacacaaatacactgcTTATATACAACATGGGGGATGTAGTGTTAGTGGCCTTTCTCTGTGTTCACGACTGAATAATAAGAGGACAACCTTGACCCAGATTCAGGAATCCTCCCCTGCTCCAGTGCTAATTGTGTTctgcagctcagtgtgtgtgtgtgtgtgtggggacactgtgtgagcagtgtgtgtgtgtgtggggactgtgtgagcagtgtgtgtgtgtgtggacactgtgtgagcagtgtgtgtgtgcagtgtgtgtgtgtgtgtggacactgtgtgagcagtgtgtgtgtgtgtgtgtgtgtgtgtgtggacactgtgtgagcagtgtgtgtgtggggactgtgtgagcagtgtgtgtgtgtggacactgtgtgagcagtgtgtgtgtggggactgtgtgagcagtgtgtgtgtgtgtggggggggactgtgtgagcagtagctgtttgtttttctctttagaCCAAACCTGAACAGTGGCAATCTAATCTTCATTAAGCACGATGGTCACGTCAAAACTACAGACAGGAATATTGGCCTTTACCCTTTGGGGCATTTTGGGACAGAACTTTACCCTGACCTGAAAGCTTTGCAATACCTTGAAATTACAATTTAGCACAGTAGCTCACCAACTCAAAAGaattaggaaatgtgaaattacaCAAAAGACTTACAGTCAATCCCCAAAACATCCAGCAGATCTGTCCAAATCTTCCATACAGTGTCCAGGAAGGAGTCCACGCCATGCACAAAACGCTCTGTGGTCTTAGAGaagaactgaaaacaaaacgGGTATCATGCTGTTGCCATATAATTGCAGCTTTGGGTCACTGTTGGATTGGCTAACCGCTCAAGAGGTTAACCATTCCCGGCGTAAAATAAAGCTGAACGGACAGTAAAGGTAAGTAGCGAAAACGGGAAACACGTTAGTGCGGCAGGATGTGGTTTCCTCTGTAACGTCCAAGGTCATGTCACCGCATCGCCTCATTAACGGAAATTCATAAACAACATTTCATTGTAAGCCATCATTTCATATGCAAATTGACTTGTACAGGACACGTACACTCTCAATATTGATTCGCCAATTCTTGAATAGGAAACGGGATCACAGAACGGTGTTCATACAATCGACTCCTGCCCACAAGGTAACTCTCATCCAGCATATTCCCAAATGGAAAGCACACCCCCAATTTTCAAAGCGGTTTCATGGATGAAATAATTATGTTTGGCCGCCTTTTGGCCATCTAGTTATGCAGCTACGCTACGTGGCTCGCGAGACAAGGAACCACCAACACAAAGGAGCAAAAAGCAGAGGccagctgaaataaataaaacagatggTCGGGGCTAGCTTATAACAACACTGTAATATGTCCTATCAATAAATGACATTTACCTACTGCCGTGCATTTCAGTATAtggcaaattaattttcaaaatggcaaccCTGGTGTAGCTAGATGGAACTAGCGGACCTCGGGATTTCCCGTATACTTTTCCAAAGCTTCTACATTGTTTGAGCTGAAGAGCGATGCATACTGACCTTATATAAACTTCTGATGTTGTCCTCTCCAAAAATATTGCTCAGCATCTGATAGAAACCGTTCGCAGCCCTTCTGAAACTATTCTGGTTGCTAGAATCTTTCCGGCTCCTTGCCGAATCGACACAAAGCAAAGATGCAGAAAGCACTAACACCACAACAAGCAATTTAATGGCCTTCATGATTTACAATGTCAACAGTGTGCCCGTACTCTAAAATCCTATTCTAATTTTACCAATGCAGGTACGAAAATTACCCGCTCgatacaaaaatacaacagtGACCCCGGAAGAACCTGCTCCCCTTGAAATGGTACCGCGTTTTGCTCGCTTCCGTCTTGGTGCACAGATGCCATCTGGTGGTCAGAGTCCGAAATTGCTGTGTATGCGACACCGTCTCTGGTTTAGACCGGGGGTATTTCACCGAGCAGGGTTATTGAGTTAAAGCCGGAACAGctgtttttacttcagtccatgttccagatttgggataGTCCCGAGTTTTACTCAGTACAGTTACTCGGCTAAcacagtaatcctgcttcgtgaaacacccccccaccccacccgccaccccGCCTTGGGGTCCAGTCTTATCACAGACCATAAAACATAATGTGTTTTCCAAGCAAATAAAATGCCTGCAATACTACTTCAATTAGTTTTTATCGTTGCAGAGGAAATAAAGTGATATTGTCATTGTTTCAGAGTAGTCAGAAAAATTAGGATTTGAATGGTTATCTATCGTTTTGTATACGAGGAAACAAGCTTAAGTGTGTGATCTGCCAATATCAATGAATGGCTGCCATGCCTGTCTGAGTAAATTTAATGTGCTGAAtgattaaatgtaataataacattttaaagaaataatcaTAACATGCTCTGGGTGTTCTTTGAGGCCATTTGGAAAATttcacatatattatatatacgtACACGCATATatagcatacatacacacacacatgcatatgtgccCAACGCCATCTCCAGGAATCTCCATTTCACAGCTGGCTATCTCCTCCCTTAGTAGTTGCTTCTCCCAGTCATTTATATGTATAGTCTTTGCACTTCTCTGGACTCGTATATACATTTGTTGATATCTTTTATACTTTCTGATTCTGAAGTGGATAAACCTCGACTGAGTTCTGATTTTCTGTGGGCTTGAGTGTGGACTTGAGCGATGGACTTCAGTGTTTTGTTGTGCTGGTCCATGTATTAATAGTTAACTTAAATGTAAAAAGGAAACGGGACCAGGCATCTGAACACCTGGCCTTCCTGAAGGAGACAGAGCAGGTCCACATGCAGCAGGCTGAAAAGGACCATCAGCAGCGGgaaagacatt contains:
- the bri3bp gene encoding BRI3-binding protein translates to MKAIKLLVVVLVLSASLLCVDSARSRKDSSNQNSFRRAANGFYQMLSNIFGEDNIRSLYKFFSKTTERFVHGVDSFLDTVWKIWTDLLDVLGIDSSSLSHYFSPASVSSSPARALLLVGAVLLSYWFLSVLLGGVFYLLQVVFGRFFWLVRVLLFALSCLYILPKFEGDPERAVLPLCFIMAVYFMTGPVGGYWRRGGGSSLEEKIDHLDTQIRLLNIRLSRVIDSLERSADQ